The DNA sequence GCCAGGTCGAGCGTGGTGAGCAGGTTGGTGTAGCCGAGCTCGGTGGAGAAGGAGACGCCGAGGACGTCGAAGTCGCCGACCGCGTGGTGGGCGTCGACGGTGAACGACGGCACCCCCGACTCGCGCATCAGGGCCTCGAGATCGGGCCAGACCGCGTAGCAGCGCTCGGCCAGCGCGTCGGCGCGCTCGTTGAGGACCTCGTACAGGATCTGGACGCCCTGGTTGGGCAGGCCGACCTCGTAGGCGTCCGGATAGAGCAGTGCCCAGCGGACGGCCGCGGAGTCCCACGGCTTGACCTGCGAGTTCCCCTCACCGCCGACGTACTGCACCGGCTTGGCGACGCGGGGCAGGATCGGCTCCAGGGCGGGGAAGACGGAGGTGGGTGCCACGCTGCACCAGGGTAGCCACCTCCGTTCGGGACGAACCGGCGGGTCGTGTCCGACCGGACGCGGGGCGGGAGACTTACGCTCGCCTCCCGACCCTGTTCCCCACGTGTGTCGTCCCCGAGCTCCCAGGAGACCCCCGTGTCCGTGACCGACGCCGAGCTGCACGCCCGGTTCCGCCCGCTGTTCGACCGGATCGCCGCCGGTGCGGTCGAACGCGAGCTGAACCGGCGCCTGCCCGTGGCGGAGATCGCCGCCCTGCGCGACGCCGGGTTCGGCGCCGTCCGGCTGCCGGTGGAGGCCGGCGGCGCGGGCGCCTCGCTGCGCCAGCTGTTCGGGCTGCTCGTCGAGCTGGGTGCGGCGGACTCGAACATCCCGCAGGCTCTGCGGACCCACCTCCTGTTCACCGAGCTGTGGTCGGCAGGCGCCGCGGACGACCCGGTGCTGCGCGGGCGGGTGGAGCAGATCGCGGCCGGACGGCTGGTCGGCAACGCCATCTCCGAGCGCGGCGGGGTGGTGCGCAACTCCGCCACCACGGTGCTCCGCCGCGACGGGGACAGGCTCCTGCTCGACGGCGAGAAGTTCTACTGCACCGGGACCCTCTACGCCGACCTGGTCGACGTGGTCGCCCTCGACGAGAACGGCGAGCGGGTGACCGTGCTGGTCGAGACGACCGCCCCGGGTGTCGAGCGGGTCGACGACTGGCGCGGCTTCGGGCAGAAGCTCACGGCCAGCGGCACCACCCGGTTCACCACGGTGGAGGTCGACCCGGCCCAGGTGCGGTCCGCGCCGACCGACGTGCACCAGCCGGTCCGGCAGGCGTTCCTGCAGCTCGTCCAGCTCGCGGCACTGGCCGGGATCGCGCGGCGCGCTGCCGACGACGCCGCCGACTACGTGCGCGACCGGCGCCGCAACTGGCCCTACGGCAACGCCGACCTGCCCAAGGACGACCCGCTGGTGCAGCAGGTCGTCGGCAGGGTCGACGCGGCCGCGTTCACCGTCGCCGCCGTGGTCGGCGCCGCGGCGGCCTCGCTGGAGCGGGCACTCACCGATCCCGGACACGGCCCGACGGCCGAGCTCGACGTGTACCGGGCCCAGTCGACCGTGCCCCAGCTGGTCCTGGACGCGACCTCGGAGCTGTTCGAGGTGGGCGGCGCCTCCACGGTCGACGTCGACCGGGCGCTGGACCGGCACTGGCGCAACGCCCGCACCCTCGCGGTGCACAACCCGATCGTCTACAAGCAGCAGGTGATCGGGGGCTCGGTGCTGAACGGGACGGTGCCGGTGCTGTCGCTGTCCTCGGGTGTCGCGGGCTGAGCGGGGCTCAGCGGCCGGTGCGGCGGGTGAGGGCGGCGCGCGTCGCGTCGTCCGCGGGCAGGAAGGTCTCCAGCGCCAGCTCGGCGAGGGTGACGTCGTGCGGTGCGCCGAAGGTCGAGATCACCGAGTGGAACGTCAACGTGCCGTCGTCGGTGTCGAGGACCAGCGGCAGCAGCACGTCCGAGCCCGGCGACGGCAGCGCGGTCTCTCCCGGTCCGGGGTAGCCCCGGCACTCGGCGAGCAGCGCGACGAGCCGCCGGTCCGCGGTCATCCGCACCTGCCGTTCGAACCGGTGCAGCAGGTGCTCCCGCCACTGGGCCAGGTTGCGGATGCGCGGCGCGAGCCCGGCGGGGTGCAGGCAGACCCGGTGCACGTTCGGCGGCGACCCGAGCACCCCCGGGTCGAGCCCGGTGAGCAGCGCCGAGGCCGCGGTGTTGGCGAGCCGGACGTCGCCCCAGCGGTCCACGACGAGGGCCGGGTACGGATCGTGCCCGGCGACGAGCCGCGCCAGCGCGTCCCGTACGGGCGCGAGATCCGGGTCGTCGAGCGACCGCTCGGCGTAGGCGGGCGCGTAGCCGGCGGCCAGCAGCAGCGCGTTCCGCTCCCGCAGCGGGATCTCCAACGCCTCGGCGAGTGCGCCCAGCAGCTCCCGGCTCGCGCCCGAACGCCCGGTCTCGACGAAGCTGAGGTGGCGCGCCGAGACCCCCGCCGCCAGTGCCAGGTCGAGCTGGCTGCACCGGCGGCGGCCCCGCCAGAACCGCAGCATCTCCCCCGGTCCGGCGGTGCGGGCGGGGCGCGCGTCGGTGTCGCTCACCGGCCCGACGCTAGCCCGGCCCGGACGCCGCGACGACTACCTGCGGGGTAGGTGGATCCGATTACCCCGCAGGTCATCGCGCCGCGGCGCCGGCGGCAGCAGGCTCGGTGCCGACCGGACCACACCACCCAGGAGGTAGGGATGACCGACTTCACCACCCTCGCCGAGCGCTACGTCGCGACGTTCAACGAGGCCGGCCCGGCGGCGCGGAAGGCCCGCGTCGCCGAGCTGTTCACCACCGACGTCCGCTACACCGACCCGCTCGCCGACGTCACCGGGCACGACGGCGTCGCCGGGTTCCTGGGCGCGGCCCGGGAGAAGCTGGCCGGGTTCGAGTTCCGGCTGGACGGCGAGGTCGACGCGCACCACGACCACGCGCGGTTCCGCTGGCAGGCGGCGCCGCCGGAGGTCTTCGCCTCGGGTGCCGAGCCCCCGGTGGTCGGGTTCGACGTCGTCGTGACCGACGGCGACGGCCGGATCGCGCAGGTGCACGACTTCCTCGACGTCGTCCCGGACCTGTAGGGCCCGCCCTGCACCCACGACGGCGGCGGGCCGGGATCCGGCCCGCCGCCGCGGGACGAGCAGCGCGGCCGCGGTCAGCGCTTCCCGTTCGGCAGGGCCAGGCGGTTGATCGTGCCGAGCACCTGCATGTACTGCTTCCACAGCGGCCCGGTCGTGTACTCCAGCCCGTACTCCCGGCACAGCTCCCGCACCTCGGGGGCGATCTCGGCGTAGCGGTTGCTGGGCAGGTCGGGGAACAGGTGGTGCTCGATCTGGAAGCTCAGCTGCCCGGTCATCAGGTGGAAGAACCGGCCGCCGTCGAGGTTGGCCGAGCCCAGCAGCTGGCGGACGTACCACTCGCCGCGGCTCTCGTCCTCGAGCTGCTCCTCGGTGAACTGCACCGCGCCGGTCGGGAAGTGCCCGCAGAAGATCACCGCGTGCGACCACACGTTGCGCACCAGGTTCGCGGTCACGTTGCCCGCGAGCACCGGCAGGAAGAACGGCCCGGCCAGCGCGGGGAACGCGACGTAGTCCTTCAGGATCTGACGCCCGGTCTTGCGGCCGATCGACTTGACCTGCTCCCACACCCGGCTCAGCGGCTTCTGCCCCGCCACGACCTTCTCGACCTCGAGGTCGTGCAGCGCGACGCCGTACTCGAAGAACAGGCTGAGCAGGAAGTTGTAGAGCGGATTCCCGAGGTAGTACGGCGTCCACCGCTGCTCCTCGGACAGGCGCAGGATCCCGTAGCCCACGTCGCGGTCCTTGCCGACGACGTTGGTGTAGGTGTGGTGCATGTAGTTGTGCGAGTGCTTCCACTCCGCCGAGGACGAGACGTTGTCCCACTCCCAGGTCGACGAGTGGATCTTCGGGTCACGCATCCAGTCCCACTGGCCGTGCATGACGTTGTGCCCGATCTCCATGTTCTCCAGGATCTTGGCGATCGAGAGCATGGCGGTGCCGGCGATCCAGGCCGGCGGCAGGACCCCGGCGAACAGCAGCGCACGACCGCCGATCTCCAGCGCCCGCTGCTTGCGGATGACGCCGCGGATGTACTCGGCGTCGGACGCGCCGCGCTCGGCGAGGACACGGTCGCGGATGGCGTCGAGCCGGCGGCCGAGCTCCTCGATCTGCTCGGCGGTCAGCTCGGTCGTGGCCTGCACGTCCTCGCGACGCGAGGAGGGCACGAGCTCCAGCACCGGGCGCTGCGGGTGCTGCTCGCGGCCGGTCTCCTCCGGGCCGGGCTCGAGGTGCGCGGGGTTCTCCAGGACGGCGGTCATGAGGACCTCCTTCGGTCGGAGCGGAAGATCAAGGGCGGAAGGATCAGGGAAGGTCGATGCGGGCGGGCCCGCACGAGGAGTTGATGCAGGTCTGGACGAGGTCGCCGGGCTCGCCGTGCGCCTCGCCGGTGCGCAGGTCGCGCACCTTGCCCTCGCGCAGCGGCAGCACGCACCCGAAGCAGATGCCCATCCGGCAGCCGCTGGGCATGAGCTTCCCGGCCGCCTCCCCGGCCTCGAGGATGCTCTGCCCCGGCTCGACGACGACGTCCCCGCCGCCGAGGTCGACGGTGCCGCCGGTGCCCTCGGTGGCGCGGGCGGGCGGGGTGAAGCGCTCGGCCACGACGCCGTCCCAGGCGCCCTCCAGGGCGTCGAGCAGCCCGTCGGGGCCGCAGGCGTAGACGGTGCGGTCCGCCCGGTCGGCGACGACGGTGTCGATGACCGCGGGGTCGAGCCGCCCGGAGACGGCGCTGTGGCGCAGCACGACCCGCAGTGACGGGTGCCGCGCGGCCAGTCCGGCCAGCTCGGCGCGGAAGATCGTGTCCTCCGGCATGCGGGCACCGTGCACCAGCACCACGTCGGGCATCGTCCCGGCGCGGTCGAGCGTGCGGAGCATGCCCATCACCGGCGTGATGCCGCTGCCCGCGGTGACGAACAGCAGCTTCTCCGGGAGCGGGTCGGGCAGGGTGAACTCGCCGGCGGCCTGCTCCAGCTCGACGATCGTGCCGATCGGCAGGTCGCGGACCAGGGTGGGCGACACGGCGCCGCCGTCGACCTCCTGCACGGTCACCGTGAGGTGCTCGGCGCCCTCCGGGGAGGTGAGCGAGTAGCTCCGGGTGAACCGGACGCCGTCGACGTCGACGCCGAGGTACTGACCGGCGCGGTGCCCGGCCCAGGCCCACCCGGGTTCGATGGTCACCGAGACGGCCCGCCCGGTCTCGCGACGACGGGCGACGACCCGGCCGCGCAGCGACGTGGTCGACCAGAGCGGGTCGACCAGGGTCAGGAAGTCCTCCGGCAGCAGCGGAGTCGTGAGAGCGCTCGCGGCGGCCAGCAGGCCCCGGCCCCGCGAGGTCGTGCCAGGAGCGGATCGGAACATGACATGAACTCTGCACCATCCGATGTCACATGGCAACCCTCCTCCTCTGATTCCCGTGTCACATGATCGCCTGCTAATCTCCATGTCATGGTCGAGGACCCGGACACGGCGGACTGGCGCACCATCGACGAGCTGGCGCGGTCCAGCGGTGTCACGGTGCGCAACATCCGTGCCTACCAGTCCCGGGGGCTGCTGCCTCCGCCGCAGGTCAAGGCCCGGACGGGCTACTACGGCCCCGGGCACGCGGCACGTCTGGAGCTGATCCAGGACCTGCAGGACGAGGGCGTCAAGCTCGACACGATCAAGAAGCTGCTCGACACCACCGGCGGCTCCACCGAGCAGGTGGTGCAGTTCATCCGGACCGTGCGTGCGCTGTTCGCGCCCGAGGACCGGCAGATCGTGCAGCTCGCCGAGCTCGCCGAGCGGTACCAGAGCACCGACATCGCCGTCGCCAAGCGCGGGGTCAAGATGGGCCTGCTGCGCGAGCTGGGCGACGACACCTACGAGGAGATCAGCCCGCGGCTGATGAACGCCGCGGCCGAGCTGACCGGGCTCGGCATCCCGATCACCCGCTCGCTCGACGTCGTGGAGCAGCTGCGCAAGCACGCCGACGCCGTCGCGAAGCTCTACGTCGACCTGTTCCTCGGCGAGATCTGGCAGCCCTTCGACGCCGAGGGCCGCCCGGACGACCAGTGGCCGCGCGTCTACGAGACGATCGAGCGGATGCGCCGCATCTCTGGCGAGGTGATGATCGCCGTGCTGGAGCTGGCCGTGGCCGAGCGGGTCGACGTCACCTTCGGCCGCGACATCGTGCGCAACGTGAGGGCCACCAGCGCGGGACCCACCGTCGCCGCCGACGCACCGGCCCGGCCCGCGGACGACGCGGAGCCGGCCGACCCGGCGGGCTGACCGACCCGGCGGGCCGGCCGGCGCGGTTCAGCCGGCCGCCTCCGGCAGCGGGAGCCCGCGCTGGTCGAACAGCCACCGCAGCCGGTCCGGTGTGTCGGTGATGATCCCGTCGACGCCCAGGTCGATGAGCGCGTCGGCGGTCGGCACGTCGTTCACGGTCCACGGGATCACCGCCAACCCCGCGTCGTGGGCGGCCCGCACCATCTCCGCGGTGGTGAAGGGCTCGTAGCCCGGAGCGGTGGCGGCCGCGGACTGCGGGGTGCCGTGCACCGGTGAGATCGCCGAGGCACCGACCGAGCGGGCCGCGGCGACCAGGGCGGTGGCCGGGTCGTCGCCCAGGTCGTCGGCGTCGAGGCCGTTCAGCCACGGCGAGGCGCCGGGCTCGCCCAGCTCCAGGAACGTCTCGTTCATCAGCAGGATCCGGTCCAGCTCCGGGGCGACCTCGCGCATCCGGGCCAGGGCGGCGAGGTCGAAGCTCTGCACCGTCGTGCGGTCCGCGACGCCCGCCCGCCGCACCTCTGCCGCGACCACCTGCACGAACTGCTCGCGCGGGGCGGTCTCCTCCGGGGCGGCGGCCTCGACCTTGGTTTCGACGTTGAACCGGACGTCGTCCGCGCCGCGCTCGCGCGCCAGGGTGAACACCTCGCGCAGCTCCAGCATGCGGGCCCCGGGCGAGAGGGTCTGCGCGGGGAACGCGGGGCGGCGCACCGAGCCGCAGTCCAGCGTGCGGACCTGGTCCAGCGTCAGGTCCCGGACGTACTTCCCGACGTAGGGGTACTGCGGGTCCCCGGGCGTGACCGGCGCGGTGTCGCGGCACACCTCGGGAGTGGTCTGCCGGTCGTGGGTGACGACGGCGTGGCCGTCGGCGGTGATCTGGACGTCGAGCTCCAGGGTGGTGACGCCCAGGTCGAGCGCGGTACCGAAGGACAGGAGGGAGCTCTCGACCGCCAGCGCGGCGCCGCCGCGGTGCGCCTGCAGGTCGACCGGGCGGGCGGCACCAGGCGGCGCGGCGGCCGCCGTCGTCGTCGTGACGAGCGCGGCGGTGAGGAGCAGCGGGAGCAGCAGGCGGAGTCGCACGGTCCGGACCCTACGAACCGTCGATGACCGCGGCCCGGCCGCACGGTGTCCGCGACGTGGCCGCCGCGGGGCCGCGGGCCGTCGACGCCCCTCCCCCTGTCGAGGGCGGCCCGCACCGGCGCGTCGACGTCGAGGCGGGCGGCGACGACGGGTGCGCATGCCCGGCCGAGGCCGTCCCCCTGATCCGGACGGCGATCCCGGCGCGGTGCGCGACGAGCAGCACTCCGGGGAGCGCGGCGCTCAGGGCAGCAGGCCGGCGGAGCGCAGCGCGGCGCGGACGTCCTCGTGGTGCCACTCGTCCAGCGGCACCAGCGGCAGCCGGATTCCGCCGGGCATGAGGCCGAGCTCGGTCAGCGCCCACTTCACCGGGATCGGGCTCGGCTCGGAGAACAGCGCCGCGTGCAGGCCGACGAGGTCGGCATCGAGCGCGGACGCGGTCTCGGCGTCCCCGGCCACGGCCGCCTTGCACATGCGGGCCATGGTCTCCGGGGCCACGTTCGCGGTGACCGAGATGTCGCCGTGGAACCCGGCGAGCATCGAGGCGCGGGCGGTGCCGTCGTCGCCGGAGTAGAGCGCGAAGTCATCCAGACCGAGCGCGACGAGCTCGCGGACCCGGTCGAGGTCGCCCTTGGCCTCCTTGAGCCCGACGATGTTCGAGATCTCCGCGAGCCGGGCCACCGTCGACGGCAGCATGTCGCAGGCCGTACGGCCCGGGACGTTGTAGAGGTACTGCGGGATGTCGACGGTCTCGGCGATCCGCTTGAAGTGCTGGTAGAGACCCTCCTGCGGAGGCTTGTTGTAGTACGGCGTCACGAGCAGCGCCCCGTCGGCACCCGCCGCCCGCGCGGCGCGGGTCAGGTGGATGGCCTCGTCGGTGGAGTTCGCGCCGGTTCCGGCGATGACCGGGACGCGGCCGTTCGCGACCTCGATGGTGCGCCGCATGACCTCGGTGTGCTCGAGCACCGACAGCGTCGACGACTCACCGGTCGTGCCGACCGAGACGATCGCGGCGGTGCCCGCGTCGATCTGCCGCTCGACGAGCTCGCCGAGGGCCGTGTGGTCGACCTCGCCGCTGTCGTGCATCGGGGTCACGATCGCGACGATGCTTCCGGTGATCAAGACGGGCCTCCCTGGTACCGCTGCTCCTGCCGGTGCGACCGTAGCAAGCGGGACCGGTGACCCGGTGCGGCTTTCCTCTCAGCCCAGGGCGAGCCGGGCGGGCTGGACCGATCGCGTGATCCGGCGCACCGCCTGCACCGCGATCACCCCCGCGGCGACCGCCGCCACGACGGTCACGGCGATCGGCCGGTCGCCTGCCACGATGCCGAGCAGCGCCCAGCACAGCGCCCCGGCGAAGCCGGCGAACCCGGTGGTGGAGCCGACGACCGACAGCGCGACCGCGGTGAGGATCACCAGCAGCAGGATCGCCGCGACCTGCGGGAGCACCCCGTCGGACGGCAGCCCGACCGCGACGCCGGCCGCCATCAGGCCCAGCACCAGCGCGGCCGAGGACCAGCCGAGGTAGATCGCCAGCGGCAGCCGCGTCGCCAACCGTTCCGGCCACCCGTCGGCGACGCTGCGGGACAGTCGCCCGTACACGACGGCGAGCGCGACGACGAGCAGGACCAGCAGCACCTCGGCGGTGACCACCCACCTGTTCGAGAAGGCCGCGATCCACAGCGGGTTGAGCACCGCGGTCGCCGCGACCCACCAGCCGATGCGGCGGTGCACCTCGCGACCGCGCTGGCCGGGCAGCAGGGCGTAGCCGGCGTAGACCAGCACGCCCAGGTAGATCGGGCCCCAGATGGCGAACGCCCAGCCCGCGGCCAGCAGCGGGGTGTCGTAGTCGCGCGCGACGGCGCCGATCGCCGACCCCCCGAACGCCGACACGAGCACCTGCAGGATCGCCAGGACCGCCACGACCACCCCACGGACCAGATCCGCAGTCGTCGGGCGGGGGGTCAGCACGGTCATGCCCCACATGGTGGACCGCGGCGCGGGCCTCTGCCATCCGGCTCTCGGGGGGAATCGATCACTCCCGCGGGCCGGGGTCAGGCGAGCGGGAGGAAGAACAGGTGCACGTCGCGCGCGTCCTCCGGGGAGAGCCGCACCCCGTTCGGCAGCCTGCCGTACTCGACGAAGCCGCGTGCGGCGTAGAACGCGGGCAGCGGGGTGCCGCCGCGGGCGCCGAGGGTCAGCATCGCCAGGCCCGTCTCACGGGCGTGGGCGACGGCCGCTCCGAGCAGGACCGTGCCGAGACCACGTCCCTGCAGGTCCGGGCGGACCATGAGGCGTTGCACGTCGGCGCGGTGCGCGGCGATGCCGGTGCCCGGGACCAGGAGGACCGTGCCCATCGGGGCCGTCTCCTCCCCCAGCACGAACATCCGGGAGGGACCGGAGCGGACGGCGTCGACGGTCTGCACCGCCAGTGCGCGGATCTCGTCCGGGTCGGCGCCGGGCACGAAGTCCACGGCGCCGCCGGCCTCGGTCACGGCGATCCAGAGATCACCGAGCGCGGCGGCGGCGCCGGGGTGGGGCTCGACGACCCGGCGGACGGCCGGGACGCCTGCGGTCACAGGTTCGGGAACCAGAGCTTGATCTCCCGGTCGGCCGACTCCGGGGAGTCCGAGCCGTGCACGAGATTGGAACCGGTCTCCAGGGCGAGGTCGCCGCGGATGCTGCCGGGGGTGGCCTTCTCCACCGGGTCGGTGCCGCCGGCGATCTGCCGCCAGGCGGCGATGGCGCGGGGGCCCTCGACGACCGCGGCCAGG is a window from the Pseudonocardia sp. HH130629-09 genome containing:
- a CDS encoding acyl-CoA dehydrogenase; translated protein: MSVTDAELHARFRPLFDRIAAGAVERELNRRLPVAEIAALRDAGFGAVRLPVEAGGAGASLRQLFGLLVELGAADSNIPQALRTHLLFTELWSAGAADDPVLRGRVEQIAAGRLVGNAISERGGVVRNSATTVLRRDGDRLLLDGEKFYCTGTLYADLVDVVALDENGERVTVLVETTAPGVERVDDWRGFGQKLTASGTTRFTTVEVDPAQVRSAPTDVHQPVRQAFLQLVQLAALAGIARRAADDAADYVRDRRRNWPYGNADLPKDDPLVQQVVGRVDAAAFTVAAVVGAAAASLERALTDPGHGPTAELDVYRAQSTVPQLVLDATSELFEVGGASTVDVDRALDRHWRNARTLAVHNPIVYKQQVIGGSVLNGTVPVLSLSSGVAG
- a CDS encoding helix-turn-helix domain-containing protein, with the protein product MSDTDARPARTAGPGEMLRFWRGRRRCSQLDLALAAGVSARHLSFVETGRSGASRELLGALAEALEIPLRERNALLLAAGYAPAYAERSLDDPDLAPVRDALARLVAGHDPYPALVVDRWGDVRLANTAASALLTGLDPGVLGSPPNVHRVCLHPAGLAPRIRNLAQWREHLLHRFERQVRMTADRRLVALLAECRGYPGPGETALPSPGSDVLLPLVLDTDDGTLTFHSVISTFGAPHDVTLAELALETFLPADDATRAALTRRTGR
- a CDS encoding nuclear transport factor 2 family protein; the encoded protein is MTDFTTLAERYVATFNEAGPAARKARVAELFTTDVRYTDPLADVTGHDGVAGFLGAAREKLAGFEFRLDGEVDAHHDHARFRWQAAPPEVFASGAEPPVVGFDVVVTDGDGRIAQVHDFLDVVPDL
- a CDS encoding fatty acid desaturase family protein; protein product: MTAVLENPAHLEPGPEETGREQHPQRPVLELVPSSRREDVQATTELTAEQIEELGRRLDAIRDRVLAERGASDAEYIRGVIRKQRALEIGGRALLFAGVLPPAWIAGTAMLSIAKILENMEIGHNVMHGQWDWMRDPKIHSSTWEWDNVSSSAEWKHSHNYMHHTYTNVVGKDRDVGYGILRLSEEQRWTPYYLGNPLYNFLLSLFFEYGVALHDLEVEKVVAGQKPLSRVWEQVKSIGRKTGRQILKDYVAFPALAGPFFLPVLAGNVTANLVRNVWSHAVIFCGHFPTGAVQFTEEQLEDESRGEWYVRQLLGSANLDGGRFFHLMTGQLSFQIEHHLFPDLPSNRYAEIAPEVRELCREYGLEYTTGPLWKQYMQVLGTINRLALPNGKR
- a CDS encoding ferredoxin reductase; translated protein: MFRSAPGTTSRGRGLLAAASALTTPLLPEDFLTLVDPLWSTTSLRGRVVARRRETGRAVSVTIEPGWAWAGHRAGQYLGVDVDGVRFTRSYSLTSPEGAEHLTVTVQEVDGGAVSPTLVRDLPIGTIVELEQAAGEFTLPDPLPEKLLFVTAGSGITPVMGMLRTLDRAGTMPDVVLVHGARMPEDTIFRAELAGLAARHPSLRVVLRHSAVSGRLDPAVIDTVVADRADRTVYACGPDGLLDALEGAWDGVVAERFTPPARATEGTGGTVDLGGGDVVVEPGQSILEAGEAAGKLMPSGCRMGICFGCVLPLREGKVRDLRTGEAHGEPGDLVQTCINSSCGPARIDLP
- a CDS encoding MerR family transcriptional regulator — encoded protein: MVEDPDTADWRTIDELARSSGVTVRNIRAYQSRGLLPPPQVKARTGYYGPGHAARLELIQDLQDEGVKLDTIKKLLDTTGGSTEQVVQFIRTVRALFAPEDRQIVQLAELAERYQSTDIAVAKRGVKMGLLRELGDDTYEEISPRLMNAAAELTGLGIPITRSLDVVEQLRKHADAVAKLYVDLFLGEIWQPFDAEGRPDDQWPRVYETIERMRRISGEVMIAVLELAVAERVDVTFGRDIVRNVRATSAGPTVAADAPARPADDAEPADPAG
- a CDS encoding glycerophosphodiester phosphodiesterase family protein — translated: MRLRLLLPLLLTAALVTTTTAAAAPPGAARPVDLQAHRGGAALAVESSLLSFGTALDLGVTTLELDVQITADGHAVVTHDRQTTPEVCRDTAPVTPGDPQYPYVGKYVRDLTLDQVRTLDCGSVRRPAFPAQTLSPGARMLELREVFTLARERGADDVRFNVETKVEAAAPEETAPREQFVQVVAAEVRRAGVADRTTVQSFDLAALARMREVAPELDRILLMNETFLELGEPGASPWLNGLDADDLGDDPATALVAAARSVGASAISPVHGTPQSAAATAPGYEPFTTAEMVRAAHDAGLAVIPWTVNDVPTADALIDLGVDGIITDTPDRLRWLFDQRGLPLPEAAG
- the dapA gene encoding 4-hydroxy-tetrahydrodipicolinate synthase, which codes for MITGSIVAIVTPMHDSGEVDHTALGELVERQIDAGTAAIVSVGTTGESSTLSVLEHTEVMRRTIEVANGRVPVIAGTGANSTDEAIHLTRAARAAGADGALLVTPYYNKPPQEGLYQHFKRIAETVDIPQYLYNVPGRTACDMLPSTVARLAEISNIVGLKEAKGDLDRVRELVALGLDDFALYSGDDGTARASMLAGFHGDISVTANVAPETMARMCKAAVAGDAETASALDADLVGLHAALFSEPSPIPVKWALTELGLMPGGIRLPLVPLDEWHHEDVRAALRSAGLLP
- a CDS encoding GNAT family N-acetyltransferase; the encoded protein is MTAGVPAVRRVVEPHPGAAAALGDLWIAVTEAGGAVDFVPGADPDEIRALAVQTVDAVRSGPSRMFVLGEETAPMGTVLLVPGTGIAAHRADVQRLMVRPDLQGRGLGTVLLGAAVAHARETGLAMLTLGARGGTPLPAFYAARGFVEYGRLPNGVRLSPEDARDVHLFFLPLA